One window of the Lytechinus pictus isolate F3 Inbred chromosome 5, Lp3.0, whole genome shotgun sequence genome contains the following:
- the LOC129262370 gene encoding arrestin domain-containing protein 2-like: protein MGVIKGFSILFANGKNVFTPKEHVAGEVLITLAEPMKVKTVEVTLRGHAKATKSGNLLKPGEQDKTKLGQVVNEYLNTKLNLTAGSSTLPTGQSRLPFSFLLPEGLPTSFESKHARIRYWLEASIIRASWFKSKRRTLQGFTIIEHVDVNQPELLAPVQESREHTIGCLCRKSFQATVTLNRKGYCAGESVQINLELVNGTKKSLQSQTTFLQKIEYRVKGRTHTDSQQINALDLGMVQRTQRHFSGNYYIQVPSIAPSINSCKIITVGYVLQFTVSIPGTKEKVIFDCPIAVGTIPFRQGPPINHYPSPPHQPSPGPGPGIDVGGFCVDMPPLIDWPSREFGPPLDLAPNSYPSCAPPQYPGGPLNEESSLPSAPPLPQYESGSGMFTARDRTALTPLRNAPELPEFHKSASEGRINTAFLQTGFDVGGNHPRAPPVAPKPASPRTSRSSPSTPNGNPLVLPGDPTAVRLKPNRPAPKMSKGKKQGSSPSPELPPPKVSPGRHIFQEGGEDCAHAYAECIFSSSDQEDGGRGRGGGRGGGEGKVEEYDDDVEDQDPDTYTYVPIYAYSMPNLQVNGSS from the exons AATCTTTTAAAACCCGGAGAGCAAGATAAGACCAAGCTAGGACAGGTTGTCAACGAATATTTAAATACCAAACTTAATCTTACAG CGGGATCTTCCACGTTGCCGACTGGACAGAGCAGATTGCCGTTCTCATTTCTGCTACCTGAAGG ACTGCCGACCTCCTTTGAGTCGAAACACGCGAGGATACGTTACTGGCTTGAAGCATCCATTATCAGGGCATCATGGTTCAAATCTAAGAGGAGAACCCTTCAAGGTTTTACCATCATCGAGCATGTCGATGTCAACCAACCCGAGCTATTG GCACCAGTTCAAGAGTCAAGAGAGCATACAATCGGATGTTTATGTAGAAAATCGTTTCAAGCCACTGTCACATTGAACAGGAAGGGCTACTGTGCTG GAGAATCCGTGCAAATCAACCTAGAGCTAGTCAACGGCACCAAGAAGTCTCTCCAGTCCCAGACGACGTTCCTTCAGAAGATAGAGTACAGGGTCAAAGGTCGAACGCACACGGACTCGCAGCAGATCAATGCCCTGGATCTCGGCATGGTGCAGCGGACGCAGCGTCATTTCTCAGGAAATTACTACATCCAAGTTCCTTCCATAGCGCCCTCTATAAACTCGTGTAAGATCATCACCGTTGGGTATGTCTTGCAG ttTACAGTCTCAATCCCTGGTACCAAAGAAAAGGTGATATTTGACTGTCCCATAGCTGTTGGTACCATCCCATTCAGACAAGGACCACCTATCAATCACTACCCAAGCCCTCCACACCAACCTAGTCCAGGCCCAGGGCCTGGTATTGATGTAGGGGGATTCTGCGTGGATATGCCTCCACTCATAGACTGGCCCTCCAGAGAGTTCGGTCCCCCCTTGGACCTAGCACCAAACTCCTACCCATCCTGCGCACCTCCGCAGTATCCAGGAGGGCCTCTGAATGAAGAATCCAGCCTCCCAAGCGCACCTCCGCTACCGCAGTACGAATCTGGATCAGGGATGTTCACCGCACGGGATAGGACCGCATTGACACCTCTTCGGAACGCCCCTGAGCTGCCAGAGTTCCACAAGTCAGCCTCTGAGGGGAGAATCAACACTGCCTTCCTGCAAACTGGGTTCGATGTTGGAGGGAACCATCCCCGAGCCCCGCCGGTTGCCCCTAAACCGGCCTCACCAAGAACTAGTCGGTCCTCTCCTTCTACTCCTAATGGCAACCCACTGGTCCTTCCTGGAGATCCTACAGCAGTCAGACTCAAGCCCAACAGACCTGCTCCTAAAATGTCAAAAGGCAAAAAGCAAGGCTCGTCCCCTTCTCCCGAGTTACCTCCACCTAAAGTTTCACCTGGCCGTCACATCTTTCAGGAAGGTGGGGAAG ACTGTGCTCATGCTTATGCAGAGTGCATCTTTTCATCATCTGATCAAGAAGATGGTGGCAGAGGAAGGGGCggtggaagaggaggaggagaaggaaaggTGGAGGAGTACGACGATGATGTCGAGGATCAAGACCCTGACACATACACCTATGTTCCCATCTATGCCTACTCCATGCCAAATCTCCAAGTTAATGGGAGCAGTTGA